The proteins below come from a single Asanoa ferruginea genomic window:
- a CDS encoding diacylglycerol/lipid kinase family protein, whose protein sequence is MVTQPTTPTHSGSSLLHRWLARAAFLALAAAFVVPVLVAGLRGSVSMLVIGVVCLIGTVAAIWWFVAHSGVLRWLAAVFLVAAPLAVLLVFALHHLVWVAAVSLGLLVLAGAAGRRALTQAALAPHEATTPPPAHPFLIMNPRSGGGKVGRFDLAARARALGAEVVLLDTSGTTDVAALAQDAVRRGADLLGVAGGDGTQAIVAGVAAEHDLPFLVISAGTRNHFALDLGLDRDDPASCLDALTDGVEIRVDLGEIGDRTFVNNASFGVYAAIVQSDAYRADKARTALELLPDLLAQQTGPALCLRVGDTVSPAPQAILVSNNPYTVDDFMGLGHRPRLDRGRLGVIALTVDSTTDALRLLRGRRSTSVAVLAARSAVIEAGGEPVPVGVDGEALLLPTPLHCRIRPGALRVRVPRDRPGVRAARAALDWAHLGKLALSFRPTGTRS, encoded by the coding sequence ATGGTCACCCAGCCGACGACCCCGACGCACTCGGGGTCGTCGCTGCTGCATCGCTGGCTGGCCCGCGCGGCGTTCCTGGCCCTGGCCGCCGCGTTCGTGGTCCCGGTGCTGGTCGCCGGCCTGCGCGGCAGCGTCTCCATGCTCGTCATCGGCGTGGTCTGCCTGATCGGCACCGTCGCCGCGATCTGGTGGTTCGTCGCGCACTCGGGCGTGCTCCGCTGGCTGGCCGCGGTGTTCCTGGTGGCCGCTCCCCTGGCCGTGCTGCTGGTGTTCGCGCTGCACCACCTGGTCTGGGTGGCCGCGGTCTCCCTCGGCCTGCTCGTGCTGGCCGGTGCCGCCGGCCGCCGCGCCCTCACCCAGGCCGCGTTGGCGCCGCACGAGGCCACCACCCCGCCGCCGGCACACCCGTTCCTGATCATGAACCCGCGCTCCGGCGGCGGCAAGGTCGGCCGCTTCGACCTGGCCGCCCGCGCCCGCGCGCTGGGCGCCGAGGTGGTCCTGCTCGACACGTCGGGCACCACCGACGTGGCGGCGCTGGCCCAGGACGCGGTCCGCCGCGGCGCCGACCTGCTCGGCGTAGCGGGCGGCGACGGCACCCAGGCCATCGTCGCCGGCGTGGCGGCCGAGCACGACCTACCGTTCCTGGTGATCTCGGCCGGCACCCGCAACCACTTCGCGCTCGACCTGGGCCTCGACCGCGACGACCCGGCAAGCTGCCTGGACGCACTCACCGACGGCGTGGAGATCCGGGTCGACCTGGGCGAGATCGGCGACCGGACATTCGTCAACAATGCTTCATTCGGGGTGTACGCGGCCATCGTGCAGAGCGACGCCTACCGGGCGGACAAGGCCCGCACGGCGCTCGAGTTGCTACCGGACCTGCTCGCACAGCAAACCGGGCCGGCGTTGTGCCTGCGGGTCGGCGACACGGTGTCCCCCGCACCGCAGGCGATCCTGGTGAGCAACAACCCGTACACCGTGGACGATTTCATGGGTCTTGGCCACCGCCCGCGGCTCGACCGCGGCCGGCTGGGCGTCATCGCACTGACTGTCGACTCGACCACCGACGCGCTCCGGTTGCTGCGCGGCCGGCGCTCGACGTCGGTCGCCGTCCTGGCGGCCCGGTCAGCGGTCATCGAGGCGGGCGGCGAGCCGGTGCCGGTGGGCGTCGACGGCGAGGCGTTGCTGCTGCCGACGCCGTTGCACTGCCGGATCCGCCCCGGTGCGCTGCGGGTGCGGGTGCCGCGCGACCGCCCGGGCGTCCGCGCCGCGCGCGCCGCGCTGGACTGGGCGCACCTGGGCAAGCTGGCGCTGTCGTTCCGGCCTACAGGCACACGTTCTTGA
- a CDS encoding serine hydrolase domain-containing protein, translating to MLTALTARFVAAGAVGVIAQRRDGDAVDALAAGRAALEPGAGLPDVAGHFRIGSVTKTFTATVVLQLLHRDLDRSVTRWLPAVGDDRITLRHLLTHRSGLHNYTDDLTDPAAIVAGRDTRWAAWDLVAPALHRLRHFPPGADRAYCNTGYLLLGLVVERVTGRGWAAEVTDRLLDPLGLRDTSTGTVRLPAPHARGYLTVDGRAVDVTSFDPSQAGAAGGLVSSLSDVNVFYRALLRGDLLPPDALAAMRAEGLGLGRHETPRGPVFGHDGGFFGFQTRSWHSVDGRRQLTLSATIFGNGALPPTEELVAAVAG from the coding sequence ATGCTGACCGCATTGACCGCCCGCTTCGTGGCCGCGGGTGCCGTCGGCGTGATCGCGCAACGACGCGACGGCGACGCGGTCGATGCGCTCGCCGCCGGTCGGGCCGCACTCGAACCGGGAGCCGGCCTGCCCGACGTAGCCGGACATTTCCGGATCGGCAGCGTGACCAAGACGTTCACCGCCACCGTCGTGCTCCAACTCCTGCACCGCGACCTCGACCGGTCGGTCACCCGGTGGCTGCCGGCCGTCGGCGACGATCGGATCACCCTGCGCCACCTGCTCACCCACCGCAGTGGACTGCACAACTACACCGACGACCTCACCGACCCCGCCGCGATCGTCGCCGGCCGGGACACCCGTTGGGCAGCGTGGGACCTGGTGGCCCCGGCGTTGCACCGGCTGCGACACTTCCCGCCCGGCGCCGACCGCGCCTATTGCAACACCGGCTACCTCCTGCTCGGCCTGGTCGTCGAGCGGGTGACCGGGCGAGGCTGGGCGGCCGAGGTCACCGACCGTCTTCTCGACCCGCTCGGCCTGCGCGACACCTCGACGGGCACGGTTCGGCTGCCGGCGCCGCATGCCCGCGGCTACCTGACGGTCGACGGGCGCGCGGTCGACGTGACGTCGTTCGACCCGAGCCAGGCGGGCGCGGCCGGTGGGCTGGTCTCCAGCCTTTCCGACGTCAACGTGTTCTACCGGGCGTTGCTGCGCGGCGACCTGTTACCGCCGGATGCGCTGGCCGCGATGCGGGCCGAGGGCCTCGGGCTCGGCCGGCACGAGACGCCGCGCGGGCCGGTGTTCGGCCACGACGGCGGCTTCTTCGGCTTCCAGACCCGGTCGTGGCACAGCGTCGACGGCCGGCGCCAGCTCACCCTTTCCGCGACCATCTTCGGCAATGGCGCGCTGCCTCCCACGGAAGAACTCGTCGCCGCGGTAGCGGGATGA
- the chvE gene encoding multiple monosaccharide ABC transporter substrate-binding protein has product MNRRFLAALGAAAVALSLAACSGEGAGSGTDTANQAPTDLTIGVSMPTQTSERWIADGNSVKEKLTAKGYKVDLQYAGDDIPTQSQQVDQMITQGADVLIIAAIDGTALSGQLQAAADKKIPVIAYDRLIRDSKNVDFYVSFDNYKVGVAQATALLVGLGVLNKDGSPGKVTGPLNVELFAGSLDDNNAHFFFDGAMDTLKPFIDKGTLVVKSKQTAIEQVAILRWQQETAQKRMEDLLTSSYNDGAKVSGVLSPYDGLSRGIITALQNAGYKGKMPVVTGQDAEIASVKLINDGVQSSTIFKDTRLLADQAVNAAEAFLKKATPEANDTKTYNNGVKVVPSYLLPVETVYKDDIQKSLIDSGYWTADEVKAGQAK; this is encoded by the coding sequence GTGAACAGACGATTTCTGGCCGCTCTGGGCGCCGCGGCGGTGGCCTTGAGCCTGGCGGCGTGCAGCGGTGAGGGCGCCGGCAGCGGCACCGATACCGCCAACCAGGCGCCGACCGACCTGACGATCGGTGTTTCGATGCCGACCCAGACCTCGGAGCGCTGGATCGCCGACGGCAACTCCGTCAAGGAGAAGCTCACGGCCAAGGGCTACAAGGTGGACCTGCAATACGCGGGCGACGACATCCCGACCCAGTCGCAGCAGGTCGACCAGATGATCACCCAGGGCGCCGACGTGCTGATCATCGCGGCGATCGACGGCACCGCCCTCAGCGGCCAGCTTCAGGCCGCCGCCGACAAGAAGATCCCGGTCATCGCCTACGACCGGCTGATCCGCGACAGCAAGAACGTCGACTTCTACGTCAGCTTCGACAACTACAAGGTCGGCGTCGCGCAGGCGACGGCGCTCCTGGTGGGTCTGGGTGTGCTCAACAAGGACGGTTCGCCGGGCAAGGTGACCGGGCCGCTCAACGTCGAACTGTTCGCCGGTTCCCTCGACGACAACAACGCGCACTTCTTCTTCGACGGCGCGATGGACACGCTCAAGCCGTTCATCGACAAGGGCACGCTCGTCGTGAAGTCGAAGCAGACCGCCATCGAGCAGGTGGCGATTCTGCGGTGGCAGCAGGAGACCGCGCAGAAGCGGATGGAAGACCTGCTGACCTCCAGCTACAACGACGGCGCCAAGGTCAGCGGTGTGCTCTCGCCCTACGACGGGCTCTCCCGCGGCATCATCACCGCGCTGCAGAACGCCGGCTACAAGGGCAAGATGCCGGTCGTGACCGGTCAGGACGCGGAGATCGCGTCGGTCAAGCTGATCAACGATGGCGTGCAGAGCTCGACCATCTTCAAGGACACCCGACTGCTGGCCGATCAGGCTGTCAACGCGGCCGAGGCGTTCCTGAAGAAGGCGACGCCGGAGGCCAACGACACCAAGACCTACAACAACGGTGTCAAGGTCGTGCCCTCATACCTGTTGCCCGTCGAGACGGTCTACAAGGACGACATCCAGAAGTCGCTGATTGATTCAGGCTACTGGACAGCCGACGAGGTCAAGGCCGGCCAGGCCAAGTGA
- the mmsA gene encoding multiple monosaccharide ABC transporter ATP-binding protein — protein MTDMLLEMRDITKTFPGVKALEDVSIAVRRGEIHAICGENGAGKSTLMKVLSGVYPTGSYAGEIVFDGKPVHFNGIRDSEAEGIVIIHQELALVPYLSIAENIFLGNERRGKGGLIDWNRANAEAASLLKSVGLDENPVSPVIQLGVGKQQLVEIAKALSKEVKLLILDEPTAALNDIDSAHLLDLLRRLRDRGITCIMISHKLNEITAIADSTTVIRDGRTVETIEMKWSEAGLETVSQSATQARIIRGMVGRDIESFYPERESAPGAEVLRIEDWTAWHPSQDRKVVDGANLNVRAGEVVGIAGLMGAGRTELAMSVFGRSYGRDISGRIFVHGKEVRARTVAEAIKNGIAYATEDRKRYGLNLIADVCRNISAAALDKLSRRGWVNGNEEIKIAEQSRRDMNIKTTTVMATVGKLSGGNQQKVVLSKWLFADPDVLILDEPTRGIDVGAKFEIYTIINRLVAQGKAVIVISSELPELLGMCDRIYTLSAGRITGEVPVREATQENLMALMTKEKELAG, from the coding sequence ATGACCGACATGCTGCTGGAGATGCGCGACATCACCAAGACATTCCCCGGCGTGAAGGCGCTCGAGGACGTGTCGATCGCCGTCCGGCGTGGCGAGATCCACGCGATCTGCGGTGAGAACGGCGCGGGGAAGTCCACCCTGATGAAGGTGCTCTCCGGCGTCTACCCGACCGGGTCCTACGCCGGTGAGATCGTTTTCGATGGCAAACCGGTGCACTTCAACGGCATCCGCGACAGCGAGGCCGAAGGCATCGTGATCATCCACCAGGAGCTGGCCCTGGTGCCCTACCTCTCGATCGCCGAGAACATCTTCCTCGGCAACGAGCGGCGCGGGAAGGGCGGCCTGATCGACTGGAACCGCGCCAACGCCGAGGCCGCGTCGTTGCTCAAATCCGTCGGCCTCGACGAGAACCCGGTCTCGCCGGTCATCCAGCTCGGTGTCGGCAAGCAGCAGCTCGTCGAGATCGCCAAGGCACTGTCCAAAGAGGTCAAGCTGCTGATCCTCGACGAGCCGACGGCGGCGCTCAACGACATCGACTCGGCGCACCTGCTCGACCTGCTGCGCCGGCTGCGTGACCGGGGCATCACCTGCATCATGATCTCGCACAAGCTCAACGAGATCACCGCGATCGCCGACTCGACGACGGTGATCCGCGACGGCCGCACCGTCGAGACCATCGAAATGAAATGGTCGGAGGCGGGCCTCGAAACCGTGTCGCAGAGCGCGACCCAGGCCCGGATCATCCGCGGCATGGTCGGTCGCGACATCGAGAGCTTCTATCCCGAGCGGGAGTCGGCGCCCGGCGCCGAGGTGCTCCGGATCGAAGACTGGACGGCCTGGCACCCGAGCCAGGATCGCAAGGTCGTCGACGGCGCCAACCTCAACGTGCGCGCCGGCGAGGTGGTCGGCATCGCCGGCCTGATGGGCGCCGGCCGCACCGAGCTGGCGATGAGCGTGTTCGGCCGCTCCTATGGCCGCGACATCAGCGGCCGGATCTTCGTGCACGGCAAGGAGGTGCGCGCCCGCACGGTCGCCGAGGCGATCAAGAACGGCATCGCCTACGCCACCGAAGATCGCAAGCGCTATGGGCTCAACCTGATCGCCGACGTGTGCCGCAACATCTCGGCCGCCGCCCTCGACAAGTTGTCGCGGCGCGGTTGGGTCAACGGCAACGAAGAGATCAAGATCGCCGAGCAGAGCCGGCGCGACATGAACATCAAGACGACCACCGTGATGGCCACCGTCGGCAAGCTGTCCGGCGGCAACCAGCAAAAAGTGGTGCTGTCCAAGTGGTTGTTCGCCGATCCCGACGTGCTGATCCTGGACGAGCCGACGCGGGGCATCGACGTCGGCGCCAAGTTCGAGATCTACACGATCATCAACCGGCTCGTGGCGCAGGGCAAGGCGGTCATCGTCATCTCCTCCGAGCTGCCCGAGCTGCTCGGGATGTGCGACCGCATCTACACCCTCTCGGCCGGCCGCATCACCGGTGAAGTGCCGGTGCGCGAGGCCACCCAGGAAAACCTCATGGCGCTCATGACCAAGGAGAAGGAGCTCGCCGGATGA
- the mmsB gene encoding multiple monosaccharide ABC transporter permease — protein MTSTKPPETRESGSAPAVALHTGTSDPRTLIMRNLRQSGIYVAFVVIVGLFAILTDGVSLSPGNITNILLQYSYILVLAIGMVILIIGGHIDLSVGSVVALTGAVSAVLVIQQGMPWWVGVVAAIVVGLAVGAWHGFWVAYIGMPAFIVTLAGMLLFRGLTLQVLDNISLSPFPAGYQKVANGFLNGLLGGQGYDAFTLIIGAVAVAGIAVSGYRTRTARVRYEQSVESFPLFVLRILLIGAVIMYFAWQLAHARGLPIVLIILAVLVIAYGMVTRRTVFGRQVYAIGGNLSAAQLSGVKVKTVNFWMFVNMGFLAGVAGVIYSSRSNGAQPAAGNMFELDAIAAAFIGGAAVAGGVGTVVGAMVGGLIMAVMSNGMQLMGVDQSIQSVVKGLVLLFAVAFDIYNKRRVGAKG, from the coding sequence ATGACCAGCACCAAGCCCCCCGAGACGCGGGAGTCCGGCAGCGCACCCGCCGTCGCGCTACACACGGGCACCAGCGACCCGCGTACGCTGATCATGCGCAACCTGCGGCAGAGCGGCATCTACGTCGCGTTCGTCGTCATCGTCGGGCTGTTCGCGATCCTCACCGACGGCGTCTCGCTGAGCCCGGGCAACATCACCAACATCCTGCTGCAATATTCCTACATCCTGGTCCTGGCCATCGGCATGGTCATCCTGATCATCGGCGGCCACATCGATCTGTCGGTCGGCTCGGTGGTGGCGCTGACCGGGGCGGTCTCCGCGGTGCTGGTGATCCAGCAGGGGATGCCCTGGTGGGTCGGCGTGGTCGCGGCGATCGTCGTCGGTCTCGCGGTCGGCGCCTGGCACGGCTTCTGGGTCGCCTACATCGGCATGCCGGCGTTCATCGTGACGCTGGCCGGCATGCTGCTCTTCCGCGGCCTCACGCTCCAGGTGCTCGACAACATCTCGCTCTCGCCGTTCCCGGCCGGCTACCAGAAGGTCGCCAACGGCTTCCTCAACGGCCTGCTCGGCGGCCAGGGCTACGACGCGTTCACCTTGATCATCGGCGCGGTCGCGGTGGCCGGCATCGCGGTCAGCGGCTATCGCACCCGCACGGCCCGGGTCCGCTACGAGCAGTCGGTCGAGTCGTTCCCGCTGTTCGTGTTGCGGATCCTGCTCATCGGCGCGGTCATCATGTATTTCGCCTGGCAGCTCGCGCACGCCCGGGGCCTGCCGATCGTGCTGATCATCCTGGCCGTCCTGGTGATCGCCTACGGCATGGTCACCCGCCGCACGGTCTTCGGGCGTCAGGTGTACGCCATCGGCGGCAACCTGTCGGCCGCCCAGCTCTCCGGTGTGAAGGTCAAGACGGTCAACTTCTGGATGTTCGTCAACATGGGCTTCCTGGCCGGTGTCGCGGGCGTCATCTACTCGTCGCGGTCCAACGGCGCCCAACCGGCGGCCGGCAACATGTTCGAGCTCGACGCGATCGCCGCCGCCTTCATCGGCGGTGCGGCCGTGGCCGGCGGTGTGGGCACCGTGGTCGGCGCGATGGTCGGTGGTCTGATCATGGCGGTGATGAGCAACGGCATGCAGCTCATGGGCGTCGACCAGTCGATCCAGTCGGTGGTCAAGGGCCTGGTGCTGCTGTTCGCCGTCGCGTTCGACATCTACAACAAGCGCCGCGTCGGCGCCAAGGGCTGA